A region from the Canis lupus dingo isolate Sandy chromosome X, ASM325472v2, whole genome shotgun sequence genome encodes:
- the FAM156A gene encoding protein FAM156A/FAM156B isoform X1: MHLGVKCPVAQKADFIYLSIRDTERLRHKKEKQEDPCGKPDARLDSRTLRSQPEPKADAQPLSHPDIFSEVECLHHMTQGPGGAMSTNYTSMDPLQKCNPTLISESSPVISEETSREVTAASPPSFSELLMMGLGDLKSSPGPKYPAPLPEGLLQQQYRDDKTLQERRWERSASPQRKRTLLGHMRRRHLDHVAPYRVERNARISSSGDRDQNGFRCECRYCQSHRPNVSGMPAERKGAPHPSSWETLVQGLSGLTLSLGTNRPGLLPEGVLQQQEREEKLQLEMQQESKRMFQRLLKQWLKEN, from the exons attttatttatttatccattagagacacagaaaggctgAGACataagaaggagaagcaggaggatccctgtgggaagcccgatgcaagactcgattccaggaccctgagatcacaacctgagccaaaggcagatgctcaaccactgagccacccag ATATATTCTCAGAAGTGGAATGTCtgcatcatatg ACCCAAGGGCCAGGTGGAGCTATGAGCACCAACTACACCTCCATGGATCCACTCCAGAAGTGTAACCCAACACTGATTTCGGAATCTTCCCCAGTGATCTCTGAAGAGACTTCCCGGGAAGTCACAGcagcctcccctccttccttctcagaaCTGCTGATGATGGGCCTCGGGGACCTCAAAAGCAGTCCTGGCCCCAAATACCCTGCCCCTCTGCCAGAGGGGCTGCTCCAGCAGCAGTACAGGGATGACAAGACCCTACAGGAGAGGCGCTGGGAAAGGTCAGCATCCCCTCAGAGGAAGAGAACACTTCTGGGGCACATGAGACGGCGACACCTTGATCACGTGGCACCTTATCGGGTTGAAAGAAATGCCAGGATCTCTTCATCAGGTGATAGAGATCAGAACGGATTCCGATGTGAATGTCGATACTGCCAGAGCCATAGGCCCAATGTCTCTGGGATGCCTGCAGAGAGGAAAGGGGCCCCACATCCTTCCTCCTGGGAAACGCTGGTGCAGGGCCTCAGCGGCTTGACCCTCAGCCTGGGGACCAACCGGCCTGGCCTTCTGCCTGAAGGGGTGCTCCaacagcaggagagagaggagaagctcCAACTGGAGATGCAGCAGGAAAGCAAAAGAATGTTTCAGAGGCTCCTAAAACAGTGGTtgaaggaaaactga
- the FAM156A gene encoding protein FAM156A/FAM156B isoform X4, producing MTQGPGGAMSTNYTSMDPLQKCNPTLISESSPVISEETSREVTAASPPSFSELLMMGLGDLKSSPGPKYPAPLPEGLLQQQYRDDKTLQERRWERSASPQRKRTLLGHMRRRHLDHVAPYRVERNARISSSGDRDQNGFRCECRYCQSHRPNVSGMPAERKGAPHPSSWETLVQGLSGLTLSLGTNRPGLLPEGVLQQQEREEKLQLEMQQESKRMFQRLLKQWLKEN from the exons ATG ACCCAAGGGCCAGGTGGAGCTATGAGCACCAACTACACCTCCATGGATCCACTCCAGAAGTGTAACCCAACACTGATTTCGGAATCTTCCCCAGTGATCTCTGAAGAGACTTCCCGGGAAGTCACAGcagcctcccctccttccttctcagaaCTGCTGATGATGGGCCTCGGGGACCTCAAAAGCAGTCCTGGCCCCAAATACCCTGCCCCTCTGCCAGAGGGGCTGCTCCAGCAGCAGTACAGGGATGACAAGACCCTACAGGAGAGGCGCTGGGAAAGGTCAGCATCCCCTCAGAGGAAGAGAACACTTCTGGGGCACATGAGACGGCGACACCTTGATCACGTGGCACCTTATCGGGTTGAAAGAAATGCCAGGATCTCTTCATCAGGTGATAGAGATCAGAACGGATTCCGATGTGAATGTCGATACTGCCAGAGCCATAGGCCCAATGTCTCTGGGATGCCTGCAGAGAGGAAAGGGGCCCCACATCCTTCCTCCTGGGAAACGCTGGTGCAGGGCCTCAGCGGCTTGACCCTCAGCCTGGGGACCAACCGGCCTGGCCTTCTGCCTGAAGGGGTGCTCCaacagcaggagagagaggagaagctcCAACTGGAGATGCAGCAGGAAAGCAAAAGAATGTTTCAGAGGCTCCTAAAACAGTGGTtgaaggaaaactga
- the FAM156A gene encoding protein FAM156A/FAM156B isoform X2, with protein MGFGPDLRCTSVSNVLWLKKQTQGPGGAMSTNYTSMDPLQKCNPTLISESSPVISEETSREVTAASPPSFSELLMMGLGDLKSSPGPKYPAPLPEGLLQQQYRDDKTLQERRWERSASPQRKRTLLGHMRRRHLDHVAPYRVERNARISSSGDRDQNGFRCECRYCQSHRPNVSGMPAERKGAPHPSSWETLVQGLSGLTLSLGTNRPGLLPEGVLQQQEREEKLQLEMQQESKRMFQRLLKQWLKEN; from the coding sequence ACCCAAGGGCCAGGTGGAGCTATGAGCACCAACTACACCTCCATGGATCCACTCCAGAAGTGTAACCCAACACTGATTTCGGAATCTTCCCCAGTGATCTCTGAAGAGACTTCCCGGGAAGTCACAGcagcctcccctccttccttctcagaaCTGCTGATGATGGGCCTCGGGGACCTCAAAAGCAGTCCTGGCCCCAAATACCCTGCCCCTCTGCCAGAGGGGCTGCTCCAGCAGCAGTACAGGGATGACAAGACCCTACAGGAGAGGCGCTGGGAAAGGTCAGCATCCCCTCAGAGGAAGAGAACACTTCTGGGGCACATGAGACGGCGACACCTTGATCACGTGGCACCTTATCGGGTTGAAAGAAATGCCAGGATCTCTTCATCAGGTGATAGAGATCAGAACGGATTCCGATGTGAATGTCGATACTGCCAGAGCCATAGGCCCAATGTCTCTGGGATGCCTGCAGAGAGGAAAGGGGCCCCACATCCTTCCTCCTGGGAAACGCTGGTGCAGGGCCTCAGCGGCTTGACCCTCAGCCTGGGGACCAACCGGCCTGGCCTTCTGCCTGAAGGGGTGCTCCaacagcaggagagagaggagaagctcCAACTGGAGATGCAGCAGGAAAGCAAAAGAATGTTTCAGAGGCTCCTAAAACAGTGGTtgaaggaaaactga
- the FAM156A gene encoding protein FAM156A/FAM156B isoform X3: MAERELRTQGPGGAMSTNYTSMDPLQKCNPTLISESSPVISEETSREVTAASPPSFSELLMMGLGDLKSSPGPKYPAPLPEGLLQQQYRDDKTLQERRWERSASPQRKRTLLGHMRRRHLDHVAPYRVERNARISSSGDRDQNGFRCECRYCQSHRPNVSGMPAERKGAPHPSSWETLVQGLSGLTLSLGTNRPGLLPEGVLQQQEREEKLQLEMQQESKRMFQRLLKQWLKEN; the protein is encoded by the coding sequence ACCCAAGGGCCAGGTGGAGCTATGAGCACCAACTACACCTCCATGGATCCACTCCAGAAGTGTAACCCAACACTGATTTCGGAATCTTCCCCAGTGATCTCTGAAGAGACTTCCCGGGAAGTCACAGcagcctcccctccttccttctcagaaCTGCTGATGATGGGCCTCGGGGACCTCAAAAGCAGTCCTGGCCCCAAATACCCTGCCCCTCTGCCAGAGGGGCTGCTCCAGCAGCAGTACAGGGATGACAAGACCCTACAGGAGAGGCGCTGGGAAAGGTCAGCATCCCCTCAGAGGAAGAGAACACTTCTGGGGCACATGAGACGGCGACACCTTGATCACGTGGCACCTTATCGGGTTGAAAGAAATGCCAGGATCTCTTCATCAGGTGATAGAGATCAGAACGGATTCCGATGTGAATGTCGATACTGCCAGAGCCATAGGCCCAATGTCTCTGGGATGCCTGCAGAGAGGAAAGGGGCCCCACATCCTTCCTCCTGGGAAACGCTGGTGCAGGGCCTCAGCGGCTTGACCCTCAGCCTGGGGACCAACCGGCCTGGCCTTCTGCCTGAAGGGGTGCTCCaacagcaggagagagaggagaagctcCAACTGGAGATGCAGCAGGAAAGCAAAAGAATGTTTCAGAGGCTCCTAAAACAGTGGTtgaaggaaaactga
- the FAM156A gene encoding protein FAM156A/FAM156B isoform X5, producing the protein MSTNYTSMDPLQKCNPTLISESSPVISEETSREVTAASPPSFSELLMMGLGDLKSSPGPKYPAPLPEGLLQQQYRDDKTLQERRWERSASPQRKRTLLGHMRRRHLDHVAPYRVERNARISSSGDRDQNGFRCECRYCQSHRPNVSGMPAERKGAPHPSSWETLVQGLSGLTLSLGTNRPGLLPEGVLQQQEREEKLQLEMQQESKRMFQRLLKQWLKEN; encoded by the coding sequence ATGAGCACCAACTACACCTCCATGGATCCACTCCAGAAGTGTAACCCAACACTGATTTCGGAATCTTCCCCAGTGATCTCTGAAGAGACTTCCCGGGAAGTCACAGcagcctcccctccttccttctcagaaCTGCTGATGATGGGCCTCGGGGACCTCAAAAGCAGTCCTGGCCCCAAATACCCTGCCCCTCTGCCAGAGGGGCTGCTCCAGCAGCAGTACAGGGATGACAAGACCCTACAGGAGAGGCGCTGGGAAAGGTCAGCATCCCCTCAGAGGAAGAGAACACTTCTGGGGCACATGAGACGGCGACACCTTGATCACGTGGCACCTTATCGGGTTGAAAGAAATGCCAGGATCTCTTCATCAGGTGATAGAGATCAGAACGGATTCCGATGTGAATGTCGATACTGCCAGAGCCATAGGCCCAATGTCTCTGGGATGCCTGCAGAGAGGAAAGGGGCCCCACATCCTTCCTCCTGGGAAACGCTGGTGCAGGGCCTCAGCGGCTTGACCCTCAGCCTGGGGACCAACCGGCCTGGCCTTCTGCCTGAAGGGGTGCTCCaacagcaggagagagaggagaagctcCAACTGGAGATGCAGCAGGAAAGCAAAAGAATGTTTCAGAGGCTCCTAAAACAGTGGTtgaaggaaaactga